The Roseimicrobium gellanilyticum sequence GCGCACCGAAAAGTGTCGACACTATTAGTAACATTGGACAATAGTGTTGACACTTTGCGCGTCTTACTCCACCGCTGTCACAACCCTTTTGCTCCACGATGCCTCAGAGGTCCTCCCCAACCCGCCGCAATCCAGCCAACGTTCTGCGTTGGCTCGGCCTGGCTGTGTTAGCGTTCGCTTCGGTGCGAACTGCTTGTTCCGCAGAAGCGGAGTTGGTGGGGACTCGGTGGAATTTCGATGGGCAGGAGGTTTCCGGGACGTGGCAGGGAAAAGGAGTTTGCGTAGTTCCGGGACCGCACGGGCCAAGTTATCCAAAATTTCCGACGACCAATCAGGCTATGGAATTGGCGGGGAAGGATGCGGCGCTGCTGGTGCCGGATGCGCCAGGGCTGAGGTTCAAGAAGGGAGACGCGATCACCCTTGAGGCATGGGTGAAGGTGCGGTCGATTCGTGAAGGTCAGATGATCTATCTCGTAGGCAAGGGGCGCAATGGATCGAAGGAATTTGGCGACAACAACCAAAACTACGCACTGCGGCTGAAGGGGGTGAACGGTCGGGGGGCAATCGGTTTTCTATTCACGGCGGGAGCGACGGATGGACAGCCACTGAGCTGGCACCGCTGGTGGAGTACGGATGGCTTCCAGATCGACACAGGCTGGCACCATGTCGCACTGACCTATGTCTTTGGCCAAAGGGATAGCCTGCGCGGTTACATCGATGGCGCATTGGTGAAGGGCACGTGGGATCTCGGCGGCGCGACGGATCGCGGGCCAGTGAGCGATGGTGATCTGACTGTTATCGGCACCGGCTACTCACGGGGTCCGGCGGAAACTTTGGATGGCTGGCTCGACGAAGTCGCCATTCATCGCACGGCGCTATCAGCCGCAACGCTGAAAACGCATTTCGCAGTGGCGCCGGCTCCAGCGCCGGAGATCGACCGCAGCAAGCTGCCTGCAGAGCGCGTGCGTGTGGAACTGTGTGAAAAGGGAGTGCCGGAAAATGCCATGTGGCCTGTGGAAACTCCGACAGCGACGGAGTCGTATCTCGAGGAGGTCTTCGGCTTTTCCGAATTACCGCAGCGTTATGTCGCGACTGGTGTGCGCGGTGATCGCTCCGTGGCCTTCCTGCTGAGGGCTTCAGCACTGGTGCGGCTGCCAAAGGGAACCAATCGCCTGCTACTACGCGGGCGCGGCGCTTCGAGGTTGTTCATCGATGGGCAGCCAGTGTTGCAGACACCTTTCCCGACACGGGGAAAAGGTGGTTTCGCGCTGCTCACGGAGCAGAGTCAGTATTTGGATCTCGGCCCCGATTTTCGCTTCGCGCCTCCGGGCAATCGGGAAGCGACGGGGACTTTCGTCGGAGATGGTGAGGAGCATCTGGTGGTCCTGGAGACAGTCGTTGGAGGAGGCACCCAGGCGCGCCGCTATCGGCCCGAGTTAGGTGAGACCGTGGTTGCGATTTCTCCTGAAGGTTCTACCGCCTGGTCGCTGCTCTCGCCCGGCAATCGCCAGGTGCCATACACGGACGCTGGCTGGACGACTTACGCTGCGGAACGGAGCGCGCACTTTGCGCAGGTGAATGCGGAAGCCCGTGCCGCGTGCCGTCAAGAGGGCTCAGCCTACTGGAGCACCCGGCGCAAGGCAGCTGCGCAGTGGCTGGCCTCAACACCCGAAGTGCCCATACCGGAGCTGCCCTCTGGTTTTCCTGCCAATAACGCCATCGACCACTTCCTCGCGGCACGCATCGCCGACATCGCGCAGGATCACTCGGCGACGCCGAAGGATGGTGTGGATTTTTACCGCGACGTGCAGCCCATCCTCGAAGCGAAATGCTACGGCTGTCATCAAGGCGGCAAGGTGAAGAGCGGGCTGCGGCTCGATACTCGCGAGGCAGCGCTCCAGGGCGGAGAATCCGACGGGGCCGCAATTGTCCCTGGCAAGCCGGCAGAGAGTTCGCTCTTCCTCCGCACGACCGCAGACCCGGATGAAATCATGCCGCCCAAGGGCAAAGGCGAACCGCTCAATCGCGCAGAGCTGTCCACCCTCGAACGCTGGATCGCTGAGGGCGCGCATTGGCCGGACCTGCGCGTCTCGACGTTGAAGATGACACCTCTCACAGACGACCTCACCTTTCTCAGGCGCGTGACGCTCGACACGGTGGGCGTGGTGCCGGGTGAGGAGGAGATTCGCGCATTCCTTGCAGACTCGTCGACAGACCGGCGCGCCAAAGTGATCGAACGCCTGCTCGCGGACCCGCGCTGGGCGGATCGCTGGATGGGTTACTGGCAGGATGTGCTCGCGGAGAATCCGAACATTCTCAATCCCACGCTGAACAACACGGGCCCGTTCCGCTGGTGGATCTATGAGTCGCTACGCGACGACAAGCCGATGGATCTTTTCGTGACCGAGCTGATCCGCATGCAAGGCAGCGTGCTCTTTGGCGGACCCGCAGGCTTCGGTATCGCCGCGCAAAATGATGTGCCGATGGCGCAAAAGGCGATGATCGTCAGCAGTGCCTTTCTCGGTGTGGAGATGAAGTGCGCGCGTTGCCACGATTCACCAGCGAACCTCAGCCGGCAGCAGGACCTTTTCGAGATGGCAGCGATGCTGGCGAAGAAGCCGATCAAGCTGCCCGCGACGAGCAGTGTGCCGCTGGATCGCATTCACCAGGGCGGGCGAAAGCCGCTCATCGAGATCACGCTCGCTCCCGGCAGCATCGTGGAGCCGAAGTGGCCGCTTGGACAGTTCAGCTCCGAAGCCACGGTGGCCACACTGACGCCTCCATCCGGAGATTCGCGTGAGCGGCTCGCCACACTGATCACGGCACCTCAGAATACGCGCTTCGCGCAGGTGATCGTGAATCGTTTCTGGCAGCAGCTCATGGGACGCGGGCTGGTAGAACCCGTGGAGGATTGGGAGAAAGGGCAGCCTTCGCATCCCGAGCTGCTCGCGTGGCTGGGCCGGGAGTTTGTGCGTTCCGGCTATAGCGCCCGGGCCATTCAGCGGCTCATCCTCAATTCGCATGCCTACCAGCGCCAGGTGGATGCCGCGCTTCCTGCGCAGGAGCCGCTCTTCGTCTCGCCTGCGCCACGTCGACTGGCTGCGGAACAGATTGTCGATGCGCTCTTCGCCGCCTCAGGCAAACCCTTTGCGCTGGAGGAAATGAGCCTCGACCTCGATGGCGACCGCAGCTCTGCGGAATCAATTGTGCTCGGCCAGCCACGCCGGGCCTGGATGCTCGCATCCACTTCCAACGAACGCGACCGCCCAAGTCTCATGCTGCCGCGCATCCAGGCTGTGGCAGATGTCATGGAAGCCTTTGGCTGGCGCGGTAC is a genomic window containing:
- a CDS encoding DUF1553 domain-containing protein, with the protein product MELAGKDAALLVPDAPGLRFKKGDAITLEAWVKVRSIREGQMIYLVGKGRNGSKEFGDNNQNYALRLKGVNGRGAIGFLFTAGATDGQPLSWHRWWSTDGFQIDTGWHHVALTYVFGQRDSLRGYIDGALVKGTWDLGGATDRGPVSDGDLTVIGTGYSRGPAETLDGWLDEVAIHRTALSAATLKTHFAVAPAPAPEIDRSKLPAERVRVELCEKGVPENAMWPVETPTATESYLEEVFGFSELPQRYVATGVRGDRSVAFLLRASALVRLPKGTNRLLLRGRGASRLFIDGQPVLQTPFPTRGKGGFALLTEQSQYLDLGPDFRFAPPGNREATGTFVGDGEEHLVVLETVVGGGTQARRYRPELGETVVAISPEGSTAWSLLSPGNRQVPYTDAGWTTYAAERSAHFAQVNAEARAACRQEGSAYWSTRRKAAAQWLASTPEVPIPELPSGFPANNAIDHFLAARIADIAQDHSATPKDGVDFYRDVQPILEAKCYGCHQGGKVKSGLRLDTREAALQGGESDGAAIVPGKPAESSLFLRTTADPDEIMPPKGKGEPLNRAELSTLERWIAEGAHWPDLRVSTLKMTPLTDDLTFLRRVTLDTVGVVPGEEEIRAFLADSSTDRRAKVIERLLADPRWADRWMGYWQDVLAENPNILNPTLNNTGPFRWWIYESLRDDKPMDLFVTELIRMQGSVLFGGPAGFGIAAQNDVPMAQKAMIVSSAFLGVEMKCARCHDSPANLSRQQDLFEMAAMLAKKPIKLPATSSVPLDRIHQGGRKPLIEITLAPGSIVEPKWPLGQFSSEATVATLTPPSGDSRERLATLITAPQNTRFAQVIVNRFWQQLMGRGLVEPVEDWEKGQPSHPELLAWLGREFVRSGYSARAIQRLILNSHAYQRQVDAALPAQEPLFVSPAPRRLAAEQIVDALFAASGKPFALEEMSLDLDGDRSSAESIVLGQPRRAWMLASTSNERDRPSLMLPRIQAVADVMEAFGWRGTRVDPVSRRETSPNVLQPAILSNGIVGGWLTRLSDDHALVQVVLEDQPVEALVDRLFLRLLTRAPSAAERELYVSLLSQGYNERAIPVEKLPALKAAPRERPRYISWSNHVDPAANVLREEQAERARHGDTPTARLDADWRERFEDVLWALINAPTWVTAP